The Brevibacillus brevis genome contains a region encoding:
- a CDS encoding quinone oxidoreductase family protein translates to MPKIGPDDVLIRLAYAGVGEWDAFERQGGYAEMLSLNPQFPYILGSEGSGTVVARGEKVSNVNLGDLVYAPGFLNPKGGFYAEYAAVESQYVSRIPEGLTRQEAAVISGVGITALRGLEDVLNLQQAESVMIFGASGGVGHMAVQLAKSLGARVFAIASGEDGVAMVKKLGCDAVVNGKAGDILSMAMKFAPDGFDAALFTAAGEAANHAIGCIRAGGRVAYPHGIRPELRTSSGIRIEGYNGEPDPEIIGRLQRYITRNRLSVHISHIFALEDASKAHATINSHYLGKICLQLNT, encoded by the coding sequence ATGCCTAAAATTGGTCCGGACGACGTGTTGATTCGATTAGCATATGCCGGTGTGGGAGAATGGGACGCATTCGAACGGCAAGGCGGATACGCGGAAATGCTGAGTTTGAATCCGCAATTCCCTTACATTCTCGGTTCTGAAGGATCCGGCACGGTTGTTGCACGGGGGGAGAAAGTTTCAAATGTTAACTTGGGAGATCTGGTCTATGCACCTGGGTTTCTAAATCCGAAAGGCGGCTTCTATGCAGAGTACGCAGCTGTTGAATCCCAATATGTGTCCCGTATTCCAGAGGGATTAACCAGGCAGGAAGCAGCGGTCATATCCGGAGTCGGTATTACCGCACTACGCGGACTGGAAGATGTACTGAATCTTCAACAAGCAGAATCTGTTATGATTTTCGGCGCAAGCGGAGGGGTAGGTCATATGGCGGTCCAGCTCGCGAAAAGCCTGGGAGCCCGTGTATTTGCGATTGCGTCAGGTGAAGACGGTGTTGCCATGGTAAAAAAGCTTGGCTGCGATGCGGTCGTGAATGGTAAAGCGGGGGATATCCTTTCGATGGCAATGAAATTTGCCCCAGATGGATTCGACGCGGCTCTGTTCACCGCAGCAGGAGAGGCCGCAAATCATGCAATTGGCTGTATCCGTGCTGGAGGACGCGTCGCATACCCTCATGGGATACGCCCTGAATTACGGACATCCTCAGGAATCAGAATAGAAGGATATAACGGCGAACCAGATCCTGAAATCATTGGCAGGCTTCAGCGTTACATCACCCGCAATCGACTATCCGTTCATATCAGCCATATCTTTGCTCTAGAAGATGCCTCTAAAGCTCATGCTACGATCAACAGCCATTACTTGGGGAAAATCTGTCTGCAACTAAATACCTAA
- a CDS encoding O-methyltransferase produces the protein MNREQWTAVDHYFTDKLLEADSVLDTVLQVNAAAGLPAIDVAPNQGKLLHLLARIQGARSILEIGTLGGYSTIWLARALPAGGRLITLEYDPKHAEVAQSNITRAGLDQIVEVKVGLALDSLIQLYKENQGPFDFIFIDADKKGNPDYFQWALKLSRKGTVIITDNVVRSGQVVDETSTDPNIVGVRQFTDMVAEEQRVSGTVVQTVGSKGYDGFAIMLVTGEN, from the coding sequence ATGAATAGAGAGCAATGGACAGCGGTCGATCACTATTTTACGGATAAATTACTGGAAGCCGATTCCGTTCTAGACACAGTTCTTCAAGTGAACGCAGCTGCAGGTCTGCCAGCTATCGATGTAGCACCCAATCAAGGTAAGCTTCTTCATCTGTTAGCACGGATCCAAGGCGCTCGTTCGATTTTGGAAATTGGCACTCTCGGTGGATACAGTACCATCTGGCTAGCCCGCGCACTCCCTGCTGGCGGTCGTCTCATTACTCTCGAATATGATCCGAAGCATGCAGAAGTTGCACAATCGAACATTACCCGCGCAGGACTGGATCAGATCGTGGAAGTGAAGGTCGGACTTGCCCTTGATTCTCTCATCCAACTTTACAAAGAAAATCAGGGTCCTTTTGATTTTATTTTTATCGATGCAGATAAAAAAGGAAACCCCGACTATTTTCAATGGGCATTGAAGCTCTCGCGCAAAGGTACTGTAATTATCACGGATAATGTTGTACGAAGTGGTCAAGTCGTGGACGAAACAAGCACAGATCCCAATATTGTCGGTGTACGTCAATTCACCGACATGGTAGCGGAAGAGCAACGTGTCAGTGGAACCGTTGTACAGACAGTTGGCAGCAAGGGCTATGATGGCTTTGCGATCATGCTTGTCACCGGGGAGAACTAG
- a CDS encoding HPr family phosphocarrier protein: protein MRERQVIVQLAQGLHARPATLFVKVAASFSSEIGLNKDEKKVNAKSIIGVMSLAVSKGQSVVLTADGADAEQALDALENVLISVE from the coding sequence ATGAGAGAGAGACAGGTCATCGTCCAGCTGGCACAGGGATTACACGCGCGTCCGGCTACTTTGTTTGTGAAAGTGGCAGCCTCTTTTTCCAGTGAAATCGGATTGAACAAGGATGAGAAGAAGGTGAATGCCAAGAGTATTATCGGCGTCATGTCCCTTGCAGTTTCAAAAGGACAATCGGTCGTATTGACTGCGGATGGTGCAGACGCCGAACAGGCGTTGGATGCGTTGGAGAACGTTTTGATAAGTGTGGAGTAA
- a CDS encoding Crp/Fnr family transcriptional regulator — MLSIVCNHMQLSQLTKKYEKLGSMLTDVPSEIRDRFIVRKFPRHTVICKKDEVIRHVYIICAGTMRIVNEFDNGNVYAFTDTEPYTWIGDTELLAGVHRYDCTVESITNCTTLQMSCEDFLACFESSHVFAKVLARTIANKVHHRSSKIGENIFYPVLYNMASLLIQLAQEYAVDNKAAIIPLKRQHMAERLGISIRSVNRAIKRLKENHYLSITKGKIVIEPEQLLRLIQAVDQFK, encoded by the coding sequence ATGCTTTCGATAGTATGCAACCATATGCAGCTCTCCCAATTGACAAAAAAGTACGAGAAGCTGGGCAGCATGTTGACGGATGTCCCCTCTGAGATCCGTGACCGCTTTATCGTCAGGAAATTTCCCAGGCATACTGTCATTTGCAAAAAAGATGAAGTCATCCGTCATGTATATATCATCTGCGCAGGGACGATGAGGATCGTAAACGAGTTTGACAATGGCAATGTCTATGCATTTACCGATACAGAACCGTATACATGGATTGGAGATACAGAATTATTGGCGGGGGTTCACCGCTATGATTGTACAGTCGAATCGATTACAAACTGCACGACGCTCCAAATGAGTTGTGAGGACTTTCTCGCTTGTTTTGAAAGCAGTCACGTCTTTGCGAAGGTACTCGCCAGAACGATTGCCAACAAGGTTCATCATCGGTCTTCCAAGATCGGAGAAAACATTTTTTATCCGGTTCTCTATAATATGGCGTCTCTTCTAATCCAGCTTGCCCAGGAGTATGCGGTCGATAACAAGGCAGCGATTATACCCTTGAAGCGTCAACATATGGCGGAACGTTTGGGCATTAGCATCAGATCGGTCAACAGGGCAATCAAACGGTTGAAAGAGAATCATTATTTATCCATCACGAAGGGGAAAATTGTGATCGAACCGGAGCAGCTTCTGAGGCTGATACAAGCGGTAGATCAATTTAAATAA
- a CDS encoding GNAT family N-acetyltransferase, whose translation MIISQQLLSVNGLSYTIRSAMKTDAQQLSDLRLQIDGETENLDRERGEAFIDVQGFEQIINTDAESPRNLFLVAVVQDRIVGFSRCAGVYLNRFAHKVEFGVCVLQEFWGYGIGKNLLQESVAWADANHITKMTLNVMETNEKAIELYKRFGFEIEGVLKNDKVLSDGNYYNTVIMGRFKNDRRAT comes from the coding sequence ATGATAATCAGCCAACAACTACTTTCTGTGAATGGGTTATCCTACACGATTCGCTCTGCAATGAAAACAGATGCACAACAGTTGTCGGACCTGCGACTGCAAATCGATGGGGAGACTGAAAATTTGGACAGAGAAAGAGGAGAGGCTTTCATCGATGTGCAAGGATTCGAACAGATCATCAATACGGATGCAGAAAGTCCAAGAAACTTGTTTTTAGTTGCTGTTGTACAGGATCGGATTGTCGGGTTTTCCAGATGTGCAGGTGTTTACTTAAACAGATTTGCCCACAAAGTAGAGTTTGGTGTATGCGTCCTACAAGAGTTCTGGGGTTACGGCATTGGGAAAAATCTCTTGCAAGAATCGGTTGCCTGGGCAGACGCCAACCACATTACCAAAATGACGTTGAATGTAATGGAAACGAATGAGAAGGCAATTGAGCTGTACAAACGGTTTGGCTTTGAAATCGAAGGGGTACTCAAAAACGACAAGGTTCTTTCCGATGGCAATTACTACAACACCGTTATTATGGGAAGATTCAAAAATGACCGGAGAGCGACATGA
- a CDS encoding Gfo/Idh/MocA family protein has protein sequence MSNSKLCFIGAGFHATTNIIPSAVEAGAVIQAIATRSMERSKAALQRFGSRGTAYDDYKIMLQQEHCDGVVIVAQPHDQFSLALDCVRACKNVYVDKPLGWNAKEAAQIADAADQAGVVLMVGFMKRFAPCYMKVKEWISEGTLGEVRSFQLTFAVDSTPFCTNEEEFMKLVAIHMVDLMRYLFGEVSQVAGFSNNDNRRIANSLTLQFENGVVGSVYFAGMSAWSKESESLLVTFDHGYMRANDIETVTIHQSLPTDAASWKSLTEQVTVFSPSISTMSGGVKDLYLRGFVGEMAHFMKCCTEGVTPQSSGRDNVATMLLCDRILHVGCLFRIQK, from the coding sequence GTGAGCAATTCAAAACTGTGTTTTATCGGAGCCGGCTTTCATGCGACAACCAATATCATTCCATCGGCCGTGGAAGCGGGGGCGGTCATCCAGGCAATTGCTACTCGCAGTATGGAACGGTCGAAAGCTGCCCTCCAGCGATTCGGAAGCAGGGGGACAGCGTACGACGACTATAAAATCATGCTCCAACAGGAACATTGCGATGGAGTGGTAATCGTAGCCCAGCCACATGATCAATTTTCTTTGGCGCTGGATTGCGTTCGTGCATGCAAAAATGTGTACGTGGACAAGCCGTTGGGATGGAATGCAAAAGAAGCGGCTCAGATCGCAGATGCAGCCGATCAAGCCGGAGTTGTGCTGATGGTGGGGTTTATGAAACGCTTTGCGCCTTGCTACATGAAAGTAAAAGAATGGATTTCAGAGGGGACACTGGGAGAGGTGCGCTCTTTTCAATTGACATTCGCTGTTGACAGCACGCCATTTTGTACGAACGAGGAAGAGTTCATGAAGCTTGTCGCCATTCACATGGTTGATTTGATGCGGTACTTGTTCGGTGAAGTATCGCAAGTCGCCGGGTTTAGCAATAACGATAACCGAAGGATTGCGAACAGTCTCACCTTGCAATTTGAAAATGGGGTTGTCGGGAGTGTTTATTTTGCGGGAATGAGTGCATGGTCAAAGGAAAGCGAAAGTTTGCTCGTTACATTTGACCACGGATATATGCGGGCGAATGATATCGAAACGGTCACGATTCATCAATCGTTGCCAACGGATGCTGCATCATGGAAATCATTGACGGAGCAAGTTACTGTTTTCAGCCCTTCCATCTCCACCATGTCAGGAGGGGTGAAAGATCTGTATTTGCGGGGCTTTGTAGGGGAAATGGCGCATTTTATGAAGTGCTGTACAGAGGGTGTGACTCCGCAGTCGAGCGGACGCGACAATGTAGCTACCATGTTGCTCTGTGACCGAATCTTGCATGTAGGATGTCTTTTTCGAATTCAAAAATAA
- a CDS encoding WYL domain-containing protein, with protein sequence MEAATEQQVVQIKYMSKDGTSLREVAPIGVYAYDGFWYMPAIVMDTNEVKLFRTDRIVTLNKVERTFVPRITLHDWLLSHTELEPVTPIRLYVELSREGLRQCRSQPWLEPHIVMQNEDFGYIDTVIDHKEIEFVSQYFFRLGTEAKVLEPERIVNRIIILSQKLLQHYTVMNHTDKP encoded by the coding sequence GTGGAAGCGGCCACTGAGCAACAAGTCGTTCAAATCAAATATATGTCAAAAGACGGTACTTCTTTGAGGGAAGTAGCTCCAATTGGCGTCTACGCCTATGATGGCTTTTGGTATATGCCTGCCATCGTTATGGACACCAACGAGGTGAAACTGTTTCGTACGGACCGAATTGTAACACTTAACAAGGTAGAGCGGACATTTGTTCCCAGGATCACACTTCACGATTGGCTGCTTAGCCATACCGAACTAGAACCAGTTACACCCATACGGCTTTACGTTGAGCTATCCAGAGAAGGACTTCGTCAGTGCCGAAGCCAGCCTTGGCTGGAACCACATATCGTCATGCAGAATGAGGATTTCGGTTATATAGACACCGTTATTGATCACAAGGAAATCGAATTCGTCTCCCAGTACTTTTTCCGGTTAGGTACTGAAGCTAAAGTATTAGAGCCAGAGAGGATCGTGAATCGTATCATCATACTATCCCAAAAACTTCTACAACATTACACAGTAATGAATCATACTGACAAACCATAA
- a CDS encoding bile acid:sodium symporter family protein, with the protein MNGLAKLNRSLEKIMPILTPSSVAIGVIAGTNLQPFAFLSPWVFAFMTFAGSLGSGFKEFAKVLTRPLPLIVNLLILHALMPLIAWSMARLFYPDDIHVITGFLLAALIPTGITSFLWSSIYFGNIALTLSIILLDTMLSPLVVPMGMSLFLGATVEMDLAELMKGLFYMIVLPSLVGMLLNHLSNGNVKKTLAPKLAPFSKMGMGVVVAINSSMVSSYFHMMDAKLVGMAVLVLVVAILGYLMGWGIARLFGWERDVIVTLTFNSGMRNISAGAVMAITYFPAPVALPVVLGMLFQQILASTFGKFLELVEKRPQHQPQELSN; encoded by the coding sequence ATGAACGGGTTAGCCAAACTGAATCGATCGCTTGAGAAAATCATGCCCATACTAACGCCGAGTAGTGTTGCCATTGGGGTAATAGCCGGGACAAATTTGCAGCCATTTGCTTTTTTGTCTCCTTGGGTGTTTGCCTTCATGACATTTGCCGGCAGTCTGGGCTCAGGATTTAAAGAATTTGCAAAGGTACTGACCAGACCGCTCCCTTTAATCGTCAACTTGTTGATTCTTCATGCACTTATGCCGCTGATTGCTTGGTCAATGGCTCGGTTGTTTTATCCAGATGATATCCATGTCATCACGGGCTTTTTGTTGGCTGCTTTAATTCCCACAGGGATCACGAGCTTTTTGTGGTCATCAATATATTTCGGGAACATCGCACTGACGCTATCCATTATTTTGTTGGATACGATGCTCTCCCCATTAGTTGTTCCGATGGGGATGTCCTTGTTTTTAGGGGCAACAGTCGAGATGGATTTAGCTGAACTGATGAAGGGTTTGTTTTATATGATCGTGTTGCCATCGCTTGTCGGTATGCTGCTCAATCATTTATCAAATGGGAACGTCAAAAAAACGCTGGCACCCAAATTAGCGCCATTTTCTAAGATGGGAATGGGTGTTGTCGTCGCGATCAACAGCTCGATGGTCTCGTCTTACTTTCATATGATGGACGCTAAACTGGTAGGAATGGCGGTCCTTGTACTGGTAGTAGCCATTTTGGGTTATTTGATGGGGTGGGGGATCGCAAGGCTGTTCGGATGGGAGCGTGATGTGATCGTCACGTTAACCTTCAACAGTGGAATGCGAAACATTAGTGCGGGTGCAGTTATGGCAATCACGTACTTTCCTGCGCCTGTTGCTCTTCCCGTTGTTCTCGGTATGCTTTTTCAGCAAATACTGGCTTCTACCTTCGGAAAGTTTTTGGAGCTGGTTGAGAAAAGACCGCAGCATCAACCACAGGAATTGTCTAACTAA
- a CDS encoding YkgJ family cysteine cluster protein, with the protein METLPCQGCKGLCCGPVPITEKEFKMIHKKLKALPKKLRDDLKNQPRMFGTCIFYDMQKDQCGIHSARPEVCRAFGYHTDLVCFRKPELATKETLTFKEKQIGYLSIDFTWKHF; encoded by the coding sequence ATGGAAACGTTGCCTTGCCAAGGCTGTAAAGGATTATGCTGTGGTCCTGTTCCTATAACAGAGAAGGAATTTAAAATGATACACAAGAAATTGAAAGCGCTTCCAAAAAAGCTCCGTGACGATCTGAAAAATCAACCGAGAATGTTCGGAACTTGTATCTTCTACGACATGCAAAAAGATCAGTGTGGTATCCATAGCGCTCGACCGGAAGTTTGTCGCGCTTTTGGATATCACACAGACCTTGTCTGTTTTCGCAAACCGGAATTGGCAACGAAGGAAACGCTGACCTTTAAGGAGAAACAGATTGGGTATTTGAGTATTGATTTTACTTGGAAGCATTTTTAA
- a CDS encoding helix-turn-helix transcriptional regulator, with the protein MSKAKLLFDLIMYVNASRRFTAQDVAHEFNVSVRTAHRYLTELSEMGVPLYTEPGRSGGYRVLDNRILPPILLNENEAFSIFFSFQSLKYYI; encoded by the coding sequence ATGTCCAAAGCCAAGCTGCTGTTCGACCTTATTATGTATGTGAATGCCAGTCGCCGTTTTACGGCTCAAGATGTGGCTCATGAATTCAATGTTTCCGTACGGACGGCTCATCGGTATCTGACTGAATTAAGTGAGATGGGCGTTCCGCTCTATACAGAACCTGGCCGCAGCGGTGGTTATCGCGTATTGGACAATCGGATATTACCTCCCATTCTACTAAACGAGAACGAAGCATTTTCCATCTTCTTCTCATTTCAATCGCTGAAATATTACATTTGA
- a CDS encoding glycerophosphodiester phosphodiesterase family protein, translating to MTKQRDQPRKKWFQRKRIWIPLLFIAFLFVNNSSYLAKEPEGEPFLLAHRGMAQTFHMENITNETCTAERIYPPEHPYLENTIPSMQAAFDAGADVVELDVQWTKDNRFAVFHDWTLDCRTNGTGVTRDYTLAELQQLDIGYNYTADEGKTFPFRGKGIGMMPSLDDALQTFPDRSLLIHIKSNDPLEGKALADVLAALPAERLAQLSVYGGDKPIETLKQQLPQLRVMSVATMKSCLIPYIAAGWSGYVPEACAQTQLHIPDQIAPWLWGWPNRFMARMEANDTRVILVAGSGDVSQGFDVPTDLKRVPKSFTGGVWTNRIDLIGPAFHDNAEK from the coding sequence ATGACAAAACAACGAGATCAACCACGAAAGAAATGGTTCCAGCGAAAACGTATCTGGATTCCCCTTCTTTTCATCGCTTTCCTGTTTGTTAACAACAGCTCTTATCTTGCAAAAGAGCCAGAAGGCGAGCCTTTTTTACTTGCTCATCGCGGGATGGCACAAACCTTTCATATGGAGAACATCACCAATGAAACTTGTACGGCGGAACGGATTTATCCACCGGAGCATCCGTACCTGGAAAATACGATTCCTTCCATGCAGGCGGCTTTTGATGCAGGCGCGGACGTTGTCGAGCTCGATGTACAATGGACCAAAGACAATCGGTTCGCCGTGTTTCATGACTGGACGCTCGACTGTCGGACAAACGGTACCGGTGTCACGAGAGATTATACCTTGGCCGAATTACAACAGCTCGACATTGGCTACAACTACACAGCGGATGAAGGAAAAACTTTTCCCTTCCGCGGAAAAGGGATCGGCATGATGCCCTCTCTCGATGATGCGCTACAAACATTCCCCGATCGCTCGCTGCTTATCCATATCAAAAGCAATGACCCACTCGAGGGGAAAGCGTTGGCGGATGTTTTGGCAGCATTGCCTGCCGAACGACTGGCACAGCTCTCTGTTTATGGTGGTGACAAGCCAATCGAGACATTGAAACAACAACTGCCCCAGCTGCGCGTGATGTCTGTGGCGACAATGAAAAGCTGCCTGATTCCGTACATCGCAGCAGGTTGGTCTGGATATGTACCAGAAGCCTGTGCGCAAACCCAATTGCATATTCCTGATCAAATTGCCCCATGGCTCTGGGGTTGGCCGAATCGTTTCATGGCAAGAATGGAAGCAAATGACACCCGCGTGATCCTAGTCGCAGGCAGTGGAGATGTGTCGCAAGGCTTTGATGTTCCGACTGATTTAAAACGAGTGCCTAAAAGCTTTACAGGGGGAGTATGGACGAATCGGATTGATCTGATCGGTCCAGCCTTTCACGATAACGCAGAAAAATAA
- a CDS encoding YolD-like family protein has protein sequence MNNGNLDVTDKEREAFMYMLRDSARENYPLNVSWCVSFEGERGNTCSMWGVVKWVDPKARRVQLANQKGSQWIDMEKITNVHA, from the coding sequence GTGAATAACGGCAACCTTGATGTAACGGACAAAGAAAGAGAGGCATTTATGTACATGCTGCGAGATTCGGCAAGAGAGAATTATCCCTTGAATGTGAGCTGGTGTGTGTCCTTTGAGGGGGAGCGGGGGAATACGTGCAGCATGTGGGGTGTGGTCAAATGGGTAGACCCGAAGGCGAGACGTGTTCAATTAGCAAACCAAAAGGGCAGTCAATGGATCGATATGGAGAAGATTACCAATGTACATGCATAG
- the tlp gene encoding small acid-soluble spore protein Tlp: MAKPDDRSDNAEKLQQMISNTEESIRESEDYLAAHAGEISAEERANLEAKNQRREESIEGFRAEIKDESTQA; the protein is encoded by the coding sequence ATGGCGAAGCCGGATGACCGTTCTGACAACGCAGAAAAGCTTCAACAGATGATTTCCAATACCGAAGAGAGCATTCGTGAGTCCGAAGATTATCTGGCGGCTCATGCTGGAGAGATTTCTGCTGAGGAAAGAGCAAACCTTGAAGCAAAAAATCAGCGTCGTGAAGAAAGCATCGAGGGATTTCGCGCGGAAATCAAGGATGAATCTACGCAGGCTTAA
- a CDS encoding DUF4386 domain-containing protein has translation MQRKSTNVGRGSAVMTGVLLIVGLVTGILSVVPVIDGADYLVRASTNENQVLLGAFFQLLMIVAYVGIPILMYPILSKHHKGLALGSVAFGIIAGVFIMIGVIILLLLLSVSHEFAKAGTLHVSYFQTLGGLLREGRDLVNHVATTLAFVLAMLLFNHIFYQTRLVPRWLAGWGLIGSTLSILASLLFMIRFIGLDATYMMLNILIAFQQLVLAVWLIMKGFNPTDYELKWQKKG, from the coding sequence ATGCAGAGGAAGAGTACAAATGTAGGTAGAGGGTCAGCAGTAATGACTGGGGTGTTATTAATAGTCGGGTTGGTTACAGGTATATTAAGTGTTGTTCCTGTTATAGATGGAGCAGACTACCTTGTCAGGGCTTCTACAAATGAAAACCAGGTACTACTAGGAGCGTTTTTCCAGTTGCTAATGATTGTTGCATATGTTGGTATTCCTATATTAATGTATCCGATTTTAAGTAAGCATCATAAAGGTTTAGCTCTTGGATCTGTTGCTTTTGGCATCATTGCGGGTGTGTTCATTATGATTGGTGTAATCATTCTTTTGTTGCTTTTGTCAGTAAGCCACGAATTTGCAAAAGCTGGAACTTTGCATGTATCTTATTTTCAGACCCTGGGTGGCTTGTTGCGGGAAGGACGTGATTTGGTAAACCATGTGGCAACGACACTGGCATTTGTTTTGGCGATGCTCTTGTTCAATCACATATTTTACCAAACAAGATTAGTTCCACGTTGGTTGGCAGGCTGGGGTCTTATTGGGTCTACATTGTCCATATTGGCAAGCTTGTTATTTATGATTCGCTTCATCGGTTTGGATGCAACCTACATGATGTTGAACATTCTAATAGCCTTTCAACAATTGGTTTTGGCTGTATGGCTAATCATGAAGGGATTCAACCCAACGGACTATGAATTGAAATGGCAGAAAAAAGGCTAA
- a CDS encoding YhcN/YlaJ family sporulation lipoprotein: MRATFVVLTLAFALTVTGCTKQSGTETKQKTEAEPLCMPVPVRHYQWEERARAITASVKGIDKIVAVQIDKELDVAIQVTNFNRFNLESIQKEVGKKLKEAFPDANIHVTADKRLIKDLQRLSDEPWPTDVKAACQKKKSLKEIEKKMKG; this comes from the coding sequence GTGCGGGCAACTTTCGTGGTGCTGACGTTGGCTTTTGCTTTGACCGTAACAGGGTGTACGAAGCAATCTGGTACAGAAACGAAGCAAAAAACGGAAGCGGAGCCGTTGTGCATGCCTGTTCCCGTCAGACATTATCAATGGGAAGAGCGAGCGAGAGCAATTACAGCTAGCGTGAAGGGCATAGACAAAATAGTGGCTGTGCAAATCGATAAAGAGCTCGATGTGGCTATTCAAGTGACGAATTTTAATCGGTTCAATCTGGAATCGATTCAAAAAGAAGTCGGAAAGAAATTAAAAGAGGCCTTCCCAGATGCCAATATTCATGTGACTGCTGATAAGCGATTGATAAAAGATTTGCAAAGACTAAGTGACGAGCCGTGGCCAACTGATGTAAAAGCCGCATGCCAGAAGAAGAAATCCTTAAAAGAAATTGAAAAGAAAATGAAGGGCTAA
- a CDS encoding GNAT family N-acetyltransferase, translated as MEPLRDQFLDLREVTEADLPVFFTQQLDKSAHRMAAFTVKNPEDRDGFTAHWTRILNNDSIVKRTIVMNGQIVGNVSCFELFGLPTIGYWIDKSFWGKGIATNALSLFLEELRTRPVYARVAHDNIASIRVLEKNGFQPFGVDQAFSEARGEEVEELILVKHTCL; from the coding sequence TTGGAGCCATTGCGTGATCAGTTCCTTGATTTACGAGAAGTAACAGAGGCAGATCTCCCTGTATTTTTCACTCAGCAATTGGACAAATCCGCTCATAGGATGGCGGCCTTTACTGTCAAGAACCCTGAAGATAGAGATGGATTCACCGCTCATTGGACAAGAATTTTGAACAATGATTCGATTGTGAAAAGAACCATTGTCATGAATGGGCAAATTGTCGGTAATGTTTCGTGCTTTGAGCTGTTTGGCTTGCCTACGATTGGATACTGGATTGACAAAAGCTTTTGGGGCAAAGGTATCGCGACAAATGCACTTTCTCTCTTTTTAGAGGAACTCCGAACACGTCCTGTATATGCGCGTGTCGCCCATGACAACATCGCATCCATTCGTGTGTTAGAAAAAAACGGTTTTCAGCCTTTCGGTGTCGATCAGGCATTTTCGGAAGCACGCGGCGAAGAAGTGGAAGAACTCATTCTGGTCAAACACACATGCCTATGA
- a CDS encoding DUF952 domain-containing protein — MQDSIIYCMVPKAYWEKWMDKDHYLPRDYEQEGFIHATKGDELLEKVANRVYAQFDEELYVLVIDETKTTSEVKYEPAKDGLLYPHIYGPLNQDAIVDRKQMNRIDGQWRLGTSIR; from the coding sequence ATGCAAGACTCTATCATTTACTGCATGGTACCAAAAGCATACTGGGAAAAGTGGATGGACAAGGATCACTATTTGCCGCGCGATTACGAGCAGGAAGGCTTTATTCACGCGACAAAAGGGGACGAGCTGCTTGAAAAGGTAGCAAACCGCGTCTACGCACAGTTTGATGAAGAGTTGTATGTACTCGTTATCGATGAAACGAAAACGACTTCGGAAGTCAAATACGAGCCTGCGAAGGATGGATTGCTGTATCCGCACATCTACGGACCTCTGAATCAAGATGCGATCGTGGATAGGAAGCAAATGAATCGGATAGACGGCCAGTGGCGTCTGGGAACGTCCATCCGCTAA